A window of Juglans regia cultivar Chandler chromosome 7, Walnut 2.0, whole genome shotgun sequence contains these coding sequences:
- the LOC108979865 gene encoding uncharacterized protein LOC108979865 isoform X2, with amino-acid sequence MANKTNEDSYHKLSRKELQSLCKKYGLPANRSHSGLATLLISYLEEASSIRHGRVILTADLHISKQDDETTLCQRACSSCTSSSSFQIGASWVFEWPRKMRMPTEMSSSQLVVQRDRSDINHRESLRESFDNTRLGFARDGTVENGPGINCRKMNVDACPAENVIVPSMKTSCVPSPSFEFYVMSEEGINLHVDLNSSPSDWTKRLKNEVYISEGVHRDRSRSLHSDLGKFGETDIEMNNSFILNIEPGQINNAHVLTRSSASSGMTENDHLGFKQPDKCDASLLSSAVMPCIDKLKNLKRDQMHVSSEPNFNVHDQIDSAAKSCDKDQCTVILDSNVSVTPQLKTACNSVINPMSGGPLSSLTLKDQTSKPGDEIFENSSLQNSSSLVNPCVMYPGFPAGASMEMPTSEVASCRKDASCSSCENGDSVIKPIFDGPLRHLTLKDQNSKCGDENFENSSLQNSCSLVNPSMVYPGFSTSASMEMPTSEVASCRKDASCSPCENGGSLVLVDLKHKTEKEEGGLANSSELNDDTYRNLSPTSASMEMPTSEVASCRKDASCSPCENGGSLDLVDLEHKTEKEQGGLAGLANSSELNDETYRNLSPTTFEEWDRSNVINGKECSECSQIDNSVERTCLSSNDTKSKEPPKKRKHTDGEDQSSYPKPDAKILRSSKHIARKVLPRRSMRLISKVSLHSLGNVILTGMSKAQGSH; translated from the exons AAGTATGGGTTGCCTGCTAATAGATCACATTCAGGATTGGCAACATTACTAATCTCTTACTTAGAG GAAGCATCAAGTATCAGACATGGCAGAGTTATATTGACTGCAGATCTTCATATAAGTAAGCAAGATGATGAAACAACATTGTGCCAACGAGCTTGCTCAAGTTGCACCTCATCTTCCT CTTTCCAAATAGGTGCCTCTTGGGTGTTCGAGTGGCCTCGCAAGATGAGAATGCCTACA GAGATGTCATCCTCTCAGCTTGTTGTCCAACGTGATAGAAGTGATATTAATCATAGAGAGTCCCTGAGAGAAAGCTTTGATAACACACGATTGGGCTTCGCAAGAGATGGCACAGTGGAGAATGGGCCTGGGATAAATTGTAGAAAGATGAATGTTGATGCATGTCCTGCAGAAAATGTTATTGTGCCATCTATGAAAACTTCATGCGTTCCTTCCCCTTCTTTTGAGTTTTATGTCATGTCAGAAGAGGGCATTAATCTTCATGTTGATCTGAATTCAAGCCCATCAGATTGGACTAAGAGGTTGAAAAATGAGGTTTACATTTCTGAGGGTGTTCACAGGGATAGGTCACGAAGTCTTCATTCCGACCTTGGGAAATTTGGAGAGACTGATATAGAAATGAACAATTCATTTATATTGAATATAGAGCCTGGCCAAATTAACAATGCTCATGTACTGACAAGATCTTCTGCAAGTTCGGGAATGACAGAAAATGATCATCTGGGGTTTAAACAACCAGATAAATGTGATGCATCTTTACTGTCCTCTGCAGTAATGCCATGCATAGATAagttaaagaatttgaagagagaTCAAATGCATGTCTCATCTGAACCCAATTTCAATGTGCACGACCAGATAGATTCTGCTGCTAAGTCCTGTGATAAAGATCAGTGTACTGTAATCCTTGATTCAAATGTCAGTGTCACTCCACAGTTAAAGACAGCATGTAATTCTGTTATCAACCCAATGTCTGGTGGTCCGTTAAGTTCTCTCACATTAAAGGATCAAACTTCAAAGCCTGGtgatgaaatttttgaaaactcAAGTCTGCAGAATAGTTCTAGTCTTGTGAATCCCTGTGTCATGTATCCTGGATTCCCGGCTGGTGCTTCTATGGAAATGCCAACATCAGAAGTTGCAAGTTGCCGTAAAGATGCATCATGTTCATCTTGTGAAAATGGTGATTCTGTTATCAAACCAATATTTGATGGTCCACTAAGACATCTCACATTAAAGGATCAAAACTCAAAGTGCggtgatgaaaattttgaaaactcgAGTCTTCAGAACAGTTGTAGTCTTGTGAATCCCAGTATGGTATATCCTGGATTCTCGACTAGTGCTTCTATGGAAATGCCAACATCAGAAGTTGCAAGTTGCCGTAAAGATGCATCATGTTCACCTTGTGAAAATGGTGGATCTCTGGTTTTGGTTGATTTGAAACACAaaacagaaaaggaagaagGTGGATTGGCCAACTCAAGTGAGCTTAATGATGACACTTACAGGAATCTTTCGCCAACAAGTGCTTCTATGGAAATGCCAACATCAGAAGTTGCAAGTTGCCGTAAAGATGCATCATGTTCACCTTGTGAAAATGGTGGCTCTCTTGATTTGGTTGATCTGGAGCACAAAACAGAAAAGGAACAAGGTGGATTGGCCGGATTGGCCAACTCAAGTGAGCTTAATGATGAAACTTACAGGAATCTTTCGCCAACAACCTTTGAAGAATGG GATAGGAGCAACGTAATCAATGGAAAGGAGTGCTCAGA ATGCTCCCAGATCGATAACTCTGTCGAAAGGACCTGCTTAAGCTCTAATGACACCAAATCTAAAGAACCTCCTAAAAAGAGGAAACATACAGATGGAGAAGATCAAAGTTCCTATCCTAAACCTGATGCAAAGATTTTAAGAAGCTCGAAACACATTGCCCGTAAAGTACTTCCCAGAAGATCCATGCGGTTAATATCTAAG GTCTCTCTGCATTCTTTGGGGAACGTTATACTGACAGGCATGTCAAAAGCACAGGGTAGTCATTAA
- the LOC108979865 gene encoding uncharacterized protein LOC108979865 isoform X6: MSSSQLVVQRDRSDINHRESLRESFDNTRLGFARDGTVENGPGINCRKMNVDACPAENVIVPSMKTSCVPSPSFEFYVMSEEGINLHVDLNSSPSDWTKRLKNEVYISEGVHRDRSRSLHSDLGKFGETDIEMNNSFILNIEPGQINNAHVLTRSSASSGMTENDHLGFKQPDKCDASLLSSAVMPCIDKLKNLKRDQMHVSSEPNFNVHDQIDSAAKSCDKDQCTVILDSNVSVTPQLKTACNSVINPMSGGPLSSLTLKDQTSKPGDEIFENSSLQNSSSLVNPCVMYPGFPAGASMEMPTSEVASCRKDASCSSCENGDSVIKPIFDGPLRHLTLKDQNSKCGDENFENSSLQNSCSLVNPSMVYPGFSTSASMEMPTSEVASCRKDASCSPCENGGSLVLVDLKHKTEKEEGGLANSSELNDDTYRNLSPTSASMEMPTSEVASCRKDASCSPCENGGSLDLVDLEHKTEKEQGGLAGLANSSELNDETYRNLSPTTFEEWDRSNVINGKECSECSQIDNSVERTCLSSNDTKSKEPPKKRKHTDGEDQSSYPKPDAKILRSSKHIARKVLPRRSMRLISKVSLHSLGNVILTGMSKAQGSH, from the exons ATGTCATCCTCTCAGCTTGTTGTCCAACGTGATAGAAGTGATATTAATCATAGAGAGTCCCTGAGAGAAAGCTTTGATAACACACGATTGGGCTTCGCAAGAGATGGCACAGTGGAGAATGGGCCTGGGATAAATTGTAGAAAGATGAATGTTGATGCATGTCCTGCAGAAAATGTTATTGTGCCATCTATGAAAACTTCATGCGTTCCTTCCCCTTCTTTTGAGTTTTATGTCATGTCAGAAGAGGGCATTAATCTTCATGTTGATCTGAATTCAAGCCCATCAGATTGGACTAAGAGGTTGAAAAATGAGGTTTACATTTCTGAGGGTGTTCACAGGGATAGGTCACGAAGTCTTCATTCCGACCTTGGGAAATTTGGAGAGACTGATATAGAAATGAACAATTCATTTATATTGAATATAGAGCCTGGCCAAATTAACAATGCTCATGTACTGACAAGATCTTCTGCAAGTTCGGGAATGACAGAAAATGATCATCTGGGGTTTAAACAACCAGATAAATGTGATGCATCTTTACTGTCCTCTGCAGTAATGCCATGCATAGATAagttaaagaatttgaagagagaTCAAATGCATGTCTCATCTGAACCCAATTTCAATGTGCACGACCAGATAGATTCTGCTGCTAAGTCCTGTGATAAAGATCAGTGTACTGTAATCCTTGATTCAAATGTCAGTGTCACTCCACAGTTAAAGACAGCATGTAATTCTGTTATCAACCCAATGTCTGGTGGTCCGTTAAGTTCTCTCACATTAAAGGATCAAACTTCAAAGCCTGGtgatgaaatttttgaaaactcAAGTCTGCAGAATAGTTCTAGTCTTGTGAATCCCTGTGTCATGTATCCTGGATTCCCGGCTGGTGCTTCTATGGAAATGCCAACATCAGAAGTTGCAAGTTGCCGTAAAGATGCATCATGTTCATCTTGTGAAAATGGTGATTCTGTTATCAAACCAATATTTGATGGTCCACTAAGACATCTCACATTAAAGGATCAAAACTCAAAGTGCggtgatgaaaattttgaaaactcgAGTCTTCAGAACAGTTGTAGTCTTGTGAATCCCAGTATGGTATATCCTGGATTCTCGACTAGTGCTTCTATGGAAATGCCAACATCAGAAGTTGCAAGTTGCCGTAAAGATGCATCATGTTCACCTTGTGAAAATGGTGGATCTCTGGTTTTGGTTGATTTGAAACACAaaacagaaaaggaagaagGTGGATTGGCCAACTCAAGTGAGCTTAATGATGACACTTACAGGAATCTTTCGCCAACAAGTGCTTCTATGGAAATGCCAACATCAGAAGTTGCAAGTTGCCGTAAAGATGCATCATGTTCACCTTGTGAAAATGGTGGCTCTCTTGATTTGGTTGATCTGGAGCACAAAACAGAAAAGGAACAAGGTGGATTGGCCGGATTGGCCAACTCAAGTGAGCTTAATGATGAAACTTACAGGAATCTTTCGCCAACAACCTTTGAAGAATGG GATAGGAGCAACGTAATCAATGGAAAGGAGTGCTCAGA ATGCTCCCAGATCGATAACTCTGTCGAAAGGACCTGCTTAAGCTCTAATGACACCAAATCTAAAGAACCTCCTAAAAAGAGGAAACATACAGATGGAGAAGATCAAAGTTCCTATCCTAAACCTGATGCAAAGATTTTAAGAAGCTCGAAACACATTGCCCGTAAAGTACTTCCCAGAAGATCCATGCGGTTAATATCTAAG GTCTCTCTGCATTCTTTGGGGAACGTTATACTGACAGGCATGTCAAAAGCACAGGGTAGTCATTAA
- the LOC108979865 gene encoding uncharacterized protein LOC108979865 isoform X1, producing MANKTNEDSYHKLSRKELQSLCKKYGLPANRSHSGLATLLISYLEEASSIRHGRVILTADLHISKQDDETTLCQRACSSCTSSSSFQIGASWVFEWPRKMRMPTDDLRGLMYNLQEMSSSQLVVQRDRSDINHRESLRESFDNTRLGFARDGTVENGPGINCRKMNVDACPAENVIVPSMKTSCVPSPSFEFYVMSEEGINLHVDLNSSPSDWTKRLKNEVYISEGVHRDRSRSLHSDLGKFGETDIEMNNSFILNIEPGQINNAHVLTRSSASSGMTENDHLGFKQPDKCDASLLSSAVMPCIDKLKNLKRDQMHVSSEPNFNVHDQIDSAAKSCDKDQCTVILDSNVSVTPQLKTACNSVINPMSGGPLSSLTLKDQTSKPGDEIFENSSLQNSSSLVNPCVMYPGFPAGASMEMPTSEVASCRKDASCSSCENGDSVIKPIFDGPLRHLTLKDQNSKCGDENFENSSLQNSCSLVNPSMVYPGFSTSASMEMPTSEVASCRKDASCSPCENGGSLVLVDLKHKTEKEEGGLANSSELNDDTYRNLSPTSASMEMPTSEVASCRKDASCSPCENGGSLDLVDLEHKTEKEQGGLAGLANSSELNDETYRNLSPTTFEEWDRSNVINGKECSECSQIDNSVERTCLSSNDTKSKEPPKKRKHTDGEDQSSYPKPDAKILRSSKHIARKVLPRRSMRLISKVSLHSLGNVILTGMSKAQGSH from the exons AAGTATGGGTTGCCTGCTAATAGATCACATTCAGGATTGGCAACATTACTAATCTCTTACTTAGAG GAAGCATCAAGTATCAGACATGGCAGAGTTATATTGACTGCAGATCTTCATATAAGTAAGCAAGATGATGAAACAACATTGTGCCAACGAGCTTGCTCAAGTTGCACCTCATCTTCCT CTTTCCAAATAGGTGCCTCTTGGGTGTTCGAGTGGCCTCGCAAGATGAGAATGCCTACA GATGACTTACGTGGTTTAATGTATAATCTTCAGGAGATGTCATCCTCTCAGCTTGTTGTCCAACGTGATAGAAGTGATATTAATCATAGAGAGTCCCTGAGAGAAAGCTTTGATAACACACGATTGGGCTTCGCAAGAGATGGCACAGTGGAGAATGGGCCTGGGATAAATTGTAGAAAGATGAATGTTGATGCATGTCCTGCAGAAAATGTTATTGTGCCATCTATGAAAACTTCATGCGTTCCTTCCCCTTCTTTTGAGTTTTATGTCATGTCAGAAGAGGGCATTAATCTTCATGTTGATCTGAATTCAAGCCCATCAGATTGGACTAAGAGGTTGAAAAATGAGGTTTACATTTCTGAGGGTGTTCACAGGGATAGGTCACGAAGTCTTCATTCCGACCTTGGGAAATTTGGAGAGACTGATATAGAAATGAACAATTCATTTATATTGAATATAGAGCCTGGCCAAATTAACAATGCTCATGTACTGACAAGATCTTCTGCAAGTTCGGGAATGACAGAAAATGATCATCTGGGGTTTAAACAACCAGATAAATGTGATGCATCTTTACTGTCCTCTGCAGTAATGCCATGCATAGATAagttaaagaatttgaagagagaTCAAATGCATGTCTCATCTGAACCCAATTTCAATGTGCACGACCAGATAGATTCTGCTGCTAAGTCCTGTGATAAAGATCAGTGTACTGTAATCCTTGATTCAAATGTCAGTGTCACTCCACAGTTAAAGACAGCATGTAATTCTGTTATCAACCCAATGTCTGGTGGTCCGTTAAGTTCTCTCACATTAAAGGATCAAACTTCAAAGCCTGGtgatgaaatttttgaaaactcAAGTCTGCAGAATAGTTCTAGTCTTGTGAATCCCTGTGTCATGTATCCTGGATTCCCGGCTGGTGCTTCTATGGAAATGCCAACATCAGAAGTTGCAAGTTGCCGTAAAGATGCATCATGTTCATCTTGTGAAAATGGTGATTCTGTTATCAAACCAATATTTGATGGTCCACTAAGACATCTCACATTAAAGGATCAAAACTCAAAGTGCggtgatgaaaattttgaaaactcgAGTCTTCAGAACAGTTGTAGTCTTGTGAATCCCAGTATGGTATATCCTGGATTCTCGACTAGTGCTTCTATGGAAATGCCAACATCAGAAGTTGCAAGTTGCCGTAAAGATGCATCATGTTCACCTTGTGAAAATGGTGGATCTCTGGTTTTGGTTGATTTGAAACACAaaacagaaaaggaagaagGTGGATTGGCCAACTCAAGTGAGCTTAATGATGACACTTACAGGAATCTTTCGCCAACAAGTGCTTCTATGGAAATGCCAACATCAGAAGTTGCAAGTTGCCGTAAAGATGCATCATGTTCACCTTGTGAAAATGGTGGCTCTCTTGATTTGGTTGATCTGGAGCACAAAACAGAAAAGGAACAAGGTGGATTGGCCGGATTGGCCAACTCAAGTGAGCTTAATGATGAAACTTACAGGAATCTTTCGCCAACAACCTTTGAAGAATGG GATAGGAGCAACGTAATCAATGGAAAGGAGTGCTCAGA ATGCTCCCAGATCGATAACTCTGTCGAAAGGACCTGCTTAAGCTCTAATGACACCAAATCTAAAGAACCTCCTAAAAAGAGGAAACATACAGATGGAGAAGATCAAAGTTCCTATCCTAAACCTGATGCAAAGATTTTAAGAAGCTCGAAACACATTGCCCGTAAAGTACTTCCCAGAAGATCCATGCGGTTAATATCTAAG GTCTCTCTGCATTCTTTGGGGAACGTTATACTGACAGGCATGTCAAAAGCACAGGGTAGTCATTAA
- the LOC108979865 gene encoding uncharacterized protein LOC108979865 isoform X4, translated as MANKTNEDSYHKLSRKELQSLCKKYGLPANRSHSGLATLLISYLEEMSSSQLVVQRDRSDINHRESLRESFDNTRLGFARDGTVENGPGINCRKMNVDACPAENVIVPSMKTSCVPSPSFEFYVMSEEGINLHVDLNSSPSDWTKRLKNEVYISEGVHRDRSRSLHSDLGKFGETDIEMNNSFILNIEPGQINNAHVLTRSSASSGMTENDHLGFKQPDKCDASLLSSAVMPCIDKLKNLKRDQMHVSSEPNFNVHDQIDSAAKSCDKDQCTVILDSNVSVTPQLKTACNSVINPMSGGPLSSLTLKDQTSKPGDEIFENSSLQNSSSLVNPCVMYPGFPAGASMEMPTSEVASCRKDASCSSCENGDSVIKPIFDGPLRHLTLKDQNSKCGDENFENSSLQNSCSLVNPSMVYPGFSTSASMEMPTSEVASCRKDASCSPCENGGSLVLVDLKHKTEKEEGGLANSSELNDDTYRNLSPTSASMEMPTSEVASCRKDASCSPCENGGSLDLVDLEHKTEKEQGGLAGLANSSELNDETYRNLSPTTFEEWDRSNVINGKECSECSQIDNSVERTCLSSNDTKSKEPPKKRKHTDGEDQSSYPKPDAKILRSSKHIARKVLPRRSMRLISKVSLHSLGNVILTGMSKAQGSH; from the exons AAGTATGGGTTGCCTGCTAATAGATCACATTCAGGATTGGCAACATTACTAATCTCTTACTTAGAG GAGATGTCATCCTCTCAGCTTGTTGTCCAACGTGATAGAAGTGATATTAATCATAGAGAGTCCCTGAGAGAAAGCTTTGATAACACACGATTGGGCTTCGCAAGAGATGGCACAGTGGAGAATGGGCCTGGGATAAATTGTAGAAAGATGAATGTTGATGCATGTCCTGCAGAAAATGTTATTGTGCCATCTATGAAAACTTCATGCGTTCCTTCCCCTTCTTTTGAGTTTTATGTCATGTCAGAAGAGGGCATTAATCTTCATGTTGATCTGAATTCAAGCCCATCAGATTGGACTAAGAGGTTGAAAAATGAGGTTTACATTTCTGAGGGTGTTCACAGGGATAGGTCACGAAGTCTTCATTCCGACCTTGGGAAATTTGGAGAGACTGATATAGAAATGAACAATTCATTTATATTGAATATAGAGCCTGGCCAAATTAACAATGCTCATGTACTGACAAGATCTTCTGCAAGTTCGGGAATGACAGAAAATGATCATCTGGGGTTTAAACAACCAGATAAATGTGATGCATCTTTACTGTCCTCTGCAGTAATGCCATGCATAGATAagttaaagaatttgaagagagaTCAAATGCATGTCTCATCTGAACCCAATTTCAATGTGCACGACCAGATAGATTCTGCTGCTAAGTCCTGTGATAAAGATCAGTGTACTGTAATCCTTGATTCAAATGTCAGTGTCACTCCACAGTTAAAGACAGCATGTAATTCTGTTATCAACCCAATGTCTGGTGGTCCGTTAAGTTCTCTCACATTAAAGGATCAAACTTCAAAGCCTGGtgatgaaatttttgaaaactcAAGTCTGCAGAATAGTTCTAGTCTTGTGAATCCCTGTGTCATGTATCCTGGATTCCCGGCTGGTGCTTCTATGGAAATGCCAACATCAGAAGTTGCAAGTTGCCGTAAAGATGCATCATGTTCATCTTGTGAAAATGGTGATTCTGTTATCAAACCAATATTTGATGGTCCACTAAGACATCTCACATTAAAGGATCAAAACTCAAAGTGCggtgatgaaaattttgaaaactcgAGTCTTCAGAACAGTTGTAGTCTTGTGAATCCCAGTATGGTATATCCTGGATTCTCGACTAGTGCTTCTATGGAAATGCCAACATCAGAAGTTGCAAGTTGCCGTAAAGATGCATCATGTTCACCTTGTGAAAATGGTGGATCTCTGGTTTTGGTTGATTTGAAACACAaaacagaaaaggaagaagGTGGATTGGCCAACTCAAGTGAGCTTAATGATGACACTTACAGGAATCTTTCGCCAACAAGTGCTTCTATGGAAATGCCAACATCAGAAGTTGCAAGTTGCCGTAAAGATGCATCATGTTCACCTTGTGAAAATGGTGGCTCTCTTGATTTGGTTGATCTGGAGCACAAAACAGAAAAGGAACAAGGTGGATTGGCCGGATTGGCCAACTCAAGTGAGCTTAATGATGAAACTTACAGGAATCTTTCGCCAACAACCTTTGAAGAATGG GATAGGAGCAACGTAATCAATGGAAAGGAGTGCTCAGA ATGCTCCCAGATCGATAACTCTGTCGAAAGGACCTGCTTAAGCTCTAATGACACCAAATCTAAAGAACCTCCTAAAAAGAGGAAACATACAGATGGAGAAGATCAAAGTTCCTATCCTAAACCTGATGCAAAGATTTTAAGAAGCTCGAAACACATTGCCCGTAAAGTACTTCCCAGAAGATCCATGCGGTTAATATCTAAG GTCTCTCTGCATTCTTTGGGGAACGTTATACTGACAGGCATGTCAAAAGCACAGGGTAGTCATTAA
- the LOC108979865 gene encoding uncharacterized protein LOC108979865 isoform X3, translating into MANKTNEDSYHKLSRKELQSLCKKYGLPANRSHSGLATLLISYLEEASSIRHGRVILTADLHITFQIGASWVFEWPRKMRMPTEMSSSQLVVQRDRSDINHRESLRESFDNTRLGFARDGTVENGPGINCRKMNVDACPAENVIVPSMKTSCVPSPSFEFYVMSEEGINLHVDLNSSPSDWTKRLKNEVYISEGVHRDRSRSLHSDLGKFGETDIEMNNSFILNIEPGQINNAHVLTRSSASSGMTENDHLGFKQPDKCDASLLSSAVMPCIDKLKNLKRDQMHVSSEPNFNVHDQIDSAAKSCDKDQCTVILDSNVSVTPQLKTACNSVINPMSGGPLSSLTLKDQTSKPGDEIFENSSLQNSSSLVNPCVMYPGFPAGASMEMPTSEVASCRKDASCSSCENGDSVIKPIFDGPLRHLTLKDQNSKCGDENFENSSLQNSCSLVNPSMVYPGFSTSASMEMPTSEVASCRKDASCSPCENGGSLVLVDLKHKTEKEEGGLANSSELNDDTYRNLSPTSASMEMPTSEVASCRKDASCSPCENGGSLDLVDLEHKTEKEQGGLAGLANSSELNDETYRNLSPTTFEEWDRSNVINGKECSECSQIDNSVERTCLSSNDTKSKEPPKKRKHTDGEDQSSYPKPDAKILRSSKHIARKVLPRRSMRLISKVSLHSLGNVILTGMSKAQGSH; encoded by the exons AAGTATGGGTTGCCTGCTAATAGATCACATTCAGGATTGGCAACATTACTAATCTCTTACTTAGAG GAAGCATCAAGTATCAGACATGGCAGAGTTATATTGACTGCAGATCTTCATATAA CTTTCCAAATAGGTGCCTCTTGGGTGTTCGAGTGGCCTCGCAAGATGAGAATGCCTACA GAGATGTCATCCTCTCAGCTTGTTGTCCAACGTGATAGAAGTGATATTAATCATAGAGAGTCCCTGAGAGAAAGCTTTGATAACACACGATTGGGCTTCGCAAGAGATGGCACAGTGGAGAATGGGCCTGGGATAAATTGTAGAAAGATGAATGTTGATGCATGTCCTGCAGAAAATGTTATTGTGCCATCTATGAAAACTTCATGCGTTCCTTCCCCTTCTTTTGAGTTTTATGTCATGTCAGAAGAGGGCATTAATCTTCATGTTGATCTGAATTCAAGCCCATCAGATTGGACTAAGAGGTTGAAAAATGAGGTTTACATTTCTGAGGGTGTTCACAGGGATAGGTCACGAAGTCTTCATTCCGACCTTGGGAAATTTGGAGAGACTGATATAGAAATGAACAATTCATTTATATTGAATATAGAGCCTGGCCAAATTAACAATGCTCATGTACTGACAAGATCTTCTGCAAGTTCGGGAATGACAGAAAATGATCATCTGGGGTTTAAACAACCAGATAAATGTGATGCATCTTTACTGTCCTCTGCAGTAATGCCATGCATAGATAagttaaagaatttgaagagagaTCAAATGCATGTCTCATCTGAACCCAATTTCAATGTGCACGACCAGATAGATTCTGCTGCTAAGTCCTGTGATAAAGATCAGTGTACTGTAATCCTTGATTCAAATGTCAGTGTCACTCCACAGTTAAAGACAGCATGTAATTCTGTTATCAACCCAATGTCTGGTGGTCCGTTAAGTTCTCTCACATTAAAGGATCAAACTTCAAAGCCTGGtgatgaaatttttgaaaactcAAGTCTGCAGAATAGTTCTAGTCTTGTGAATCCCTGTGTCATGTATCCTGGATTCCCGGCTGGTGCTTCTATGGAAATGCCAACATCAGAAGTTGCAAGTTGCCGTAAAGATGCATCATGTTCATCTTGTGAAAATGGTGATTCTGTTATCAAACCAATATTTGATGGTCCACTAAGACATCTCACATTAAAGGATCAAAACTCAAAGTGCggtgatgaaaattttgaaaactcgAGTCTTCAGAACAGTTGTAGTCTTGTGAATCCCAGTATGGTATATCCTGGATTCTCGACTAGTGCTTCTATGGAAATGCCAACATCAGAAGTTGCAAGTTGCCGTAAAGATGCATCATGTTCACCTTGTGAAAATGGTGGATCTCTGGTTTTGGTTGATTTGAAACACAaaacagaaaaggaagaagGTGGATTGGCCAACTCAAGTGAGCTTAATGATGACACTTACAGGAATCTTTCGCCAACAAGTGCTTCTATGGAAATGCCAACATCAGAAGTTGCAAGTTGCCGTAAAGATGCATCATGTTCACCTTGTGAAAATGGTGGCTCTCTTGATTTGGTTGATCTGGAGCACAAAACAGAAAAGGAACAAGGTGGATTGGCCGGATTGGCCAACTCAAGTGAGCTTAATGATGAAACTTACAGGAATCTTTCGCCAACAACCTTTGAAGAATGG GATAGGAGCAACGTAATCAATGGAAAGGAGTGCTCAGA ATGCTCCCAGATCGATAACTCTGTCGAAAGGACCTGCTTAAGCTCTAATGACACCAAATCTAAAGAACCTCCTAAAAAGAGGAAACATACAGATGGAGAAGATCAAAGTTCCTATCCTAAACCTGATGCAAAGATTTTAAGAAGCTCGAAACACATTGCCCGTAAAGTACTTCCCAGAAGATCCATGCGGTTAATATCTAAG GTCTCTCTGCATTCTTTGGGGAACGTTATACTGACAGGCATGTCAAAAGCACAGGGTAGTCATTAA